The following coding sequences lie in one Benincasa hispida cultivar B227 chromosome 6, ASM972705v1, whole genome shotgun sequence genomic window:
- the LOC120079244 gene encoding uncharacterized protein LOC120079244: MEECPPVLSTIANRNVRDIYERWVRANEKAWAYILASISDELNKKHEVMPIAREIMASLQEIFGQPSSSVRHEAIKYVYVTRMKDVTHMKDGINVREHVLDMMVYFNVAEAHGAMIDETS; the protein is encoded by the coding sequence atggaggaatgtcctccggtTCTTAGTACAATAGCAAACAGAAATGTTCGGGACATTTATGAAAGGTGGGTAAGGGCTAATGAGAAAGCTTGGGCCtacatcttagcaagtatatctgatgaacttaataagaaacatgaggttaTGCCTATCGCCCGTGAGATAATGGCATCACTTCAGGAGATCttcgggcaaccgtcatcctctgttcgacatgaagccattaagtatgtctATGTTACTCGCATGAAAGATGTTACTCACATGAAAGATGGAATTaacgttagagaacatgttctcgatatgatggtcTATTTTAATGTTGCTGAGGCACATGGGGCGATGATAGATGAAACAAGTTAG
- the LOC120080132 gene encoding probable receptor-like protein kinase At2g42960 encodes MATNDLNKELSKKTNILGLKVWEVIGIGVGLFIISILCILSLCLTSFNHKKSKKPSAANSNTLFPLTQIPSHSKDIKAVHITTTQKIKPTTQMGKFETNNYSSESGSLFHPLSYGHGSQSGDEGSSGTVTTTTMYRRSMSPTTTMTTAPSPLLGMPEMSQLGWGYWFTLRELDLATNLFSEENLIGEGGYGVVFRGRLLNGTPVAVKKIFNGQGQAEKEFRAEVEAIGHVRHKNLVRLLGYCIEGTHRMLVYEYINNGSLDLWLHEGMGENRYLTWEARMKIMLGTAKGIAYLHEAIEPKVVHRDIKASNILIDENFNAKVSDFGLAKLMDAGKTHVTTRVMGTFGYVAPEYANTGLLNEKSDVYSFGVVLIETITGRDPVDYGRPPKQVNVVDWLKMMIGSRRCEEVVDPKIGVEGRPSTRGLKRILLVALRCVDPDFDKRPKMGQVVRMLESQDHHYNSSHTPSTTT; translated from the exons ATGGCCACCAATGATCTAAACAAAGAGCTCTCaaagaaaacaaacatattaGGCCTAAAAGTATGGGAAGTCATTGGAATTGGAGTAGGCCTTTTCATAATCTCAATCCTCTGTATACTCTCACTCTGTTTAACCTCATtcaatcacaagaaatcaaaaAAACCATCAGCAGCCAATTCCAACACTTTGTTTCCTCTCACTCAAATCCCATCTcattcaaaggacataaaggcAGTTCATATCACCACTACTCAAAAAATTAAGCCAACAACTCAAATGGGAAAATTTGAAACCAATAATTATAGCAGTGAATCAGGATCATTGTTTCATCCATTGAGCTATGGCCATGGTTCACAATCAGGGGATGAAGGCAGCTCGGGCACCGtcacaacaacaacaatgtaCCGACGTTCGATGTCGCCTACGACGACGATGACGACGGCTCCTTCGCCATTGTTGGGTATGCCGGAGATGTCTCAATTGGGGTGGGGGTATTGGTTTACTTTGAGAGAGCTGGATTTGGCTACTAATTTGTTCTCTGAAGAGAATTTGATCGGAGAAGGAGGGTATGGAGTTGTGTTTAGAGGGAGATTATTGAATGGGACACCAGTGGCAGTTAAAAAGATTTTTAATGGACA GGGCCAAGCAGAGAAGGAATTTAGAGCGGAAGTTGAGGCAATTGGGCATGTAAGACATAAGAATCTTGTTCGTCTTTTGGGATATTGCATTGAAGGGACTCATAG GATGTTGGTGTATGAGTACATAAACAATGGAAGCTTAGATCTATGGCTACATGAAGGAATGGGAGAGAATAGATATCTTACATGGGAGGCTCGAATGAAGATCATGTTGGGGACTGCCAAAGG AATTGCATACTTACACGAAGCCATTGAGCCAAAGGTGGTACATAGAGACATAAAGGCTAGCAACATACTTATAGATGAAAATTTCAATGCTAAAgtatcagattttgggttagcaAAGTTGATGGATGCTGGAAAAACTCATGTCACAACAAGAGTTATGGGCACATTTGG TTACGTGGCTCCTGAATATGCAAATactggacttctaaatgagaaGAGCGATGTGTACAGTTTCGGAGTTGTGCTGATAGAAACAATCACAGGAAGAGATCCGGTGGACTATGGACGTCCACCCAAACAG GTGAACGTGGTAGATTGGCTGAAAATGATGATTGGAAGTAGAAGATGCGAAGAAGTGGTAGATCCAAAAATAGGGGTTGAAGGAAGGCCATCCACAAGAGGATTGAAAAGAATTCTATTGGTTGCATTGAGATGTGTGGATCCTGATTTTGATAAGAGACCAAAAATGGGCCAAGTTGTTAGAATGCTTGAATCTCAAGATCATCATTATAATTCTTCTCATACACCTTCTACTACTACttga